The genomic DNA CCGAAGGACATCGTTTTGCTGTTTGGGGGTTAAGACCTGATGATCTAAACTGGGAGAAACGAAGATATACAGGATTGAAGAGCTATGGCTCGGCAAAAACCGCACAGTTACTCTCGATGATTATATTTAATGAAAACTTCCGGAGCAGTGGGGTTACGATCAATACGATGCATCCCGGGGCGGTAAGAACAGATACAGGGCGGGAGAACGGTCCTGTTTACCGCTGGTTTAAAAGAAATATCTTCGACAGAACTCTGAAATCGTCTGAAATGTCGGCGGAAGCTTTATACTATCTGGGTGTTTCGCCAGATCTCAATGGTATTAGTGGAAAATTCTTTAACTTAACAACAGAAGAGATACCGGCACCTCCTGCCATGGATCGGGAAGCGGCTTGTGAATTATGGGACGAGACGCTAAAACTGACAGGACTAAAGGAATAGAACCGATGAAAAATCTATTTGCGTCATATTTTGCCGATATAGAGATGTTATGGATGAAATGATTTACGATACCATAATCGTTGGAGGTGGAATTGCCGGCTTAACAGCCACCGCATACCTGGCACGCCGTGGTCAGAAGGTTCTTTTAATAGAAAAGAACAAAGAACTTGGTGGGTTAGTTAATACCTTTGAACACAATGGTTTTTATTTCGATGCCGGAGTCAGGGCTTTAGAAGACGCAGGGATAATCTTTCCGATGTTGAAAGAACTTAACATAGAACTTGAAGTAGTTAAAAGTCCTGTTTCTCTCGGTATTGAAAATGAAATCATGCATATCGAGAATATTGAGAGCCTTTCTCAATACAGTGATCTACTAAAGAAATTCTATCCTGGAAGCTCTGCTGAGATTGATTCGTTGGTGAAAATGATCAGAAAGATCATGAAGTACATGGAAGTGCTATATGGCGTTGAGAATCCACTTTTCAAGGATCTGAAGCACGACACATCATTCCTATTCAAGAAGCTTATCCCCTGGTTACCCCGCTTTTTGTTTACAGTCAGGAAGATAAACCGTATGCAGATTTCTGTTGAAGATTATCTGGAATCAATTATTACTGATCACTCACTGAGGGATATTATCTCACAACATTTCTTTAAGAATACACCAACCTTCTTTGCCCTGAGCTACTTTTCACTCTATCTCGACTACTTCTACCCCAAAGGGGGCGTCGGTAAGCTTTCGGAAGCGTTAAGGGATAAGATAACTGAGTTCGGAGGCAGGATCACAACCGGAACTATTGTAAAACGGGTCTATCCTCACGAAAAGAGAGTTGCAGATAACAAGAATATCAGCTACAGATACAGTAACCTGATCTGGGCAGCCGATCTTAAGACACTCTACAGCATAGTCGAAACGGATAAACTGCCACCTGAGACCATATTTAGGTTCGAAGAACAAAAGTTCGAAATCTTACGCAGTAAGAGTGGTGAATCGGTGTTTACGCTGTTTATCGAAGTTGATGAACCTCTTGAAAGTTTCCGGAGAATCACTAACGGTCACTTCTTCTATACTCCGTCGCGAAAGGGGTTAGGCGAAACCCACCGTGGAAATCTTGACCAAATCCTGAGTAACTTTGCCGAGATCAGCAAAAAGGAGATACTCGATTGGCTAAATAAGTTCACTTCTCTTAATACATACGAAATATCCATACCCGGTCTGAAAGACCAAGAACTTGCTCCTTCCGGTAAAACGGGACTGATCATCAGTTTCCTTACAGAATATGATTTATTCAGAAAGATAGAGGAGAGAGGCTGGCTTGAGGAATTTACCAAAGAGATCGAGGAGCGTGTCCTGAAGATCTTCCGGGAGTCGGTATTCCCGATGCTAAAGGAGAAGATAATATCCCGCTTCTCATTTACACCAATCAGCATCCATGACAGAATAGCCAGCTCCGGTGGGGCAATTGTGGGGTGGAGATTTGGTAAAGAGTTGCCTGTCATAAATAAGATCCAGTTTGCTGCCCGGTCAGTTGTAACACCTCTTCCGTCAATTTATAAAGCCGGTCAATGGGCATACAGCCCGGCAGGTATTCCTATGTCAATACTAACAGGGAAACTGGCTGCGAACAAGATTATTAAAGCAAAATAATGCTTTCTTGTCATTTAACGGGAGAGTGTGGTGTTCTGAAAATCGGTTGTTTTTTAATCGGTGAGTCGGGGGTTCGAATCCCCCTTTAAGCTCCAGAATGCGATTACTTGCAATTTTTTTCAAAGCCCTTTACAGTATTAGATTCAAAGATAGCAGAATTTTTATGTTTTTAGAAAAAACTGCTGGATAACTAAATTTTAGTAAAAGAAATTGACGAATAACAGTCGAGAATTTCTGTTCAATAAATTGTAGATACACGCTCAAAGAGTAACAAGGAGGTATTATATGTTGAATAATTCAATCAAGGGAATAGATTATTCATATCTTCGAGCTCTATATATCAATTGCACTCTCAAACCATCTCCTGAACTATCGCATACTGAAGGTCTAATGAAGAAATCAATGTATATCATGGAAAAGCTGGGGATCAAAGTTGAATATCTTCGTTTTATTGATTTTGATATTGCTCCGGGAGTTTATCCGGATATGACAGAACACGGCTTTGAAAAAGATGATTGGCCTATTATCAGTGAAAAAGTATTTGCTTCCAATATTCTGATCGTAGGAACTCCCATTTGGTTAGGAGATAAGTCCTCAGTTTGTACACATCTAATAGAACGTCTTTATTCTGAATCTGGAAAATTGAACAAACAGGGGCAGTACAAATATTATGGTAAAACAGGGGGTTGTATTATTACAGGTAATGAAGATGGTGCAAAACACTGTGCCATGAATATTCTTTACTCATTGCAGCATATTGGTTACACAATACCGCCTCAAGCAGATGCGGCATGGTTAGGTGAAATTGGACCCGGTCCTTCATATCTTGATGAAGATTCTGGGGCACAAAGTAATAATTTTACCAACAGAAATACTACTTTTATGACCTGGAATCTTATACATCTGGCACATATGTTAGAGCAATCAGGTGGAATAACAGCTTATGGTAATCAAAGGTCTGAATGGGATGCAGGTGAAAGATTCGGTTATCCCAATCCGGAATATCGATAAGGATAACAAACTGTCGTAAACAAATTTCTGTTATCAGCTATAGATAATTATTTTTTTGAGGATAATTACAATCGGATATGAGTGAAGTTAGGGAAAAATATCATCTGATCGAAACAGAAGAATTACAGGGAAAACTGGAAGATGAGAACCTGATAATTTTAGATGTACGTTCAATCGATGCCTATAATGGCTGGAAATTACAGAGGGAGATAAGGGGCGGACATATTAAAAGAGCTAAAAGTCTTCCGGTTAAATGGACAAAATATATTGATTGGATAGAAGTAGTTCGGCATAAACATATTCATCCTGAGAATGAGATTGTAATCTACGGCTATACTCAAGATGACATGCTAAAGGTTGCAGAAATGTTTAGGGCAACCGGATATAAAAAAATATCGTTGTACTATGATTTTATTTCTGAATGGGTGCCCAAAGAAAAGTATCCGATGGAAAAACTGAAACGTTATCGTCATTTAGTTCCAGCTGAATGGGTTAAAAGTTTAACAATGGGAGAACCAACATCAGAATATGATAATAATCAATTTGTGATCGTACATGCTCATTACCGTAATCGAAACGCTTATTTAAGTGGTCATATACGTGGTGCTATTGATATGGATACTTTAGCACTGGAGGCACCTGAAACATGGAACCGTCGTACTCCTGAAGAACTGAGAAAAGCTCTGGAATTACATGGAATAACTGCCGATACTACAGTTATTTTATATGGTAAGTATATGTCACCTGACAATAACGATGAATTTCCCGGCAGTGCAGCCGGAGATATTGGTGCTATGCGTTGTGCACTCATTATGTTATACTCTGGAGTTAAGGACGTTAGAATACTTAATGGGGGTTTTCAGTCTTGGATTGATGCCGGTTTTGAAATTTCAACAATAGATGAGCCCAAAAAACCTGTTATAAGTTTCGGTATCAATATTCCTGCTATACCCGAGTTAATAGTTGATACTGCTGAGGCAAAGGAAATGCTCGCTTCTCCAAAATCTGAACTGGTCTGTGTCAGAAGTTATCCGGAATACATTGGTGATGTGAGTGGTTATAACTATATAGAAGCCAAAGGTCGTATTCCCGGCGCAATTTTTGCAAATTGTGGAAGTGATGCCTATCACATGGAGAATTATCGGAATGTTGATCATACTGCTCGAGAGTATCATGAGATAGAAGCTATTTGGAGCAAGTTGGGTATAACTTCCGATAAACGATTAGCTTTCTATTGCGGAACCGGTTGGAGAGGAAGTGAAGCGTTTATCAACGCTTGGCTCCTGGGTTGGCAAAATATAGCAGTATATGACGGTGGTTGGTTTGAATGGAGTAAAGATAAAACAAATCCTTATGAAACAGGCATACCAAAAGAATAAAAAAATATTTATGCATCCCTCTACCAGTTCAGAAAACTTTCAAACTTTCGAAATAACTAACCTTTTACCGGAAGTCGGGAATGATGAATTTATTAAAACTATCTTAGATGGGCTTCTCTCTCCCAGGAAATATATTTCCAGTATATTTTTCTATGATGAACTGGGATCGAAATTATTCAAAGAGATAACAAATTTACCCGAATATTATATCCCAAAGCTGGAAATGCAGTTAATAAAAGAAACAGCGAGTAATTTACAAAAGTCATTGAAAGGTGTAGATATAATTGAGTTTGGTTGTGGTGATTGTTCAAAAATCTCAATCATATTGGATGCTATTTCAAAAGAAGATCTCGCTTCTATTCGCTATATTCCGATAGATATCAGCAGAAATTCTGTAGTTGAAACGGCTAATATTCTTTCTCAACGTTATGCTAATCTCAGAATTCATGGCATTCTGGCTGATTTTATCCAACAATTGGATTTGATAACGTATAGGGAAAGAAAGATATTTTGTTTCTTTGGTAGCACAATAGGAAATCTTTACCCAGATCAGAGAGTTGAATTTTGTTCTAAGATTAGTAATATAATGCAAAATGATGATATTCTATTGCTGGGTGTTGACATGGTTAAAGATAGAAAAATACTCAACAATGCGTACAACGATAGTCTTAAGATCACTGAGCGTTTTAACAAAAATATCCTCAACGTAATCAATAACCTTGTGGGGACTACTTTCAATCCAAATTATTTTGAACATGTTGCCTTCTTCAATGAAAAAGATTCTCGCATAGAAATGCATCTAAAAGCTACTGAGAATATCGAAACTTATTCCCCTTATTCAAACAAAGTAATTCGGATCAAGAGAGGAGAAACAATACATACGGAAAATTCCTATAAATTTACCTACGATCATATTAAACATCTGAGTGAGTATGCTAATCTTACTATCGATCAAATATTCACTGATAAAGATAGTTGGTTTTCTCTGGTTAAGTTTGGCAAAAGTAGTTAAATAATATGATTGATGTTGATAAGATTCGGGATGATTTCCCCATATTAAATAGTAAAGTTTATGGGAAACCTCTCGTATATCTTGATAATGCAGCTACAACCCAAAAACCTCGCTGTGTAATAGAAAAAGTAAGAGACTTTTATTATCATTCAAATAGCAATATTCATCGAGGAGTTTATTATTTAAGTGAAATTGCTACTGAAGGGTATGAAGAAGCTCGTGTTAAAGTACAAAAATTTATCAATGCTAACACAGCAAACGAGATAGTATTTACCAGTGGGACAACCGGAGCCATTAACCTTTTAGCTGATTCATTTGGAAGAGCTTTCATTACTAAAGGTGATGAGATAATAATTACAGAGATGGAACATCATTCCAATATTGAACCCTGGAGAGTTCTATGCAAACGAAATGAAGCTTCTCTCAAAGTAATCCCCTTCGAAGATTCAGGTAAGCTAATGATTGAAAAAATCCCGGCTATGATTAATGAGAGAACAAAATTAATCGCTGTATGTCATGTATCTAATGTGCTGGGTGTTATAAATCCGGTAAAGAGAATAACTCAAATTGCTCACCGAGAAGGAATCCCCGTGCTAATAGATGGTGCTCAGTCAGCACCTCACATATCAGTAGATGTACAGGATGTTGACTGTGATTTTTTTACTTTCTCAGGGCATAAAATGTATGCAGAAACCGGTATTGGTGTCCTCTACGGTAAAGAAAAGTATTTGGAAAAGATGCCTCCCTATCAAACAGGTGGTGGAATGATTCAGAGCATGGATAATTTTAAGACTACTTATGAGGATTTACCCTTGAAATTTGAAGCTGGTACACCAAATTATGTTGGCGCAATAAGTCTTGCCAATGCGATTGATTATATGCAGAGTATTGGAATTGCTAATATCTTTAATCACGAGCTTGACGTTATTAATTACGCTTTAGAAAAACTTAAAAGAGAAGAACACTTAATCATTTATGGTAAAATATCCCCTCACTGTGGATCTGTTTCATTCAATATTGCAGGTATTCATCCTCAAGATGTAACCTCAATATTAGACAAGTTTGGTATTGCCGTACGTTCAGGTTATCTTTGTGCTCAACCAACAATTGATCATTTTAAGATTAAAAGTTTAATTCGTTTGAGTGTTGGCATTTATAATACTCGAAAAGAAATTGATCTCTTCATAGAGGGAGTTAATAAAGCAAAAAGTCTATTATTATAAGCAACTGTTTATGAAAATCAAAGAAAACCAAGATATCATGATCAAAGAATTCACCTCTCTCAATGGCTGGTTAGAGAAATACGAATATCTTATAGATATGGGAAAGAAACTTCCTGAGATGGATAAAAAACATAAAACTCAAGAAAATCTAGTCAGTGGTTGCCAATCTCAACTCTGGATTACTGCTGAATTAGTAAATGACAAGCTTGTTATTTTTGCTGACAGTGATGCAATGATAACAAAAGGCATTATTGCAATGGTACTAAGTTTTATAAATAATCATACCCCGAAAGAGATTTATGACTCACATTTTTCTTTTCTTGATGAAATGGGTTTAACAACCAATCTCTCCCCTTCCCGTGTCAACGGATTAAAATCCATAATTAAACGAATCAATGAACTCTGCTTATCCTATATGTAGCTATTACTTGTAAGTCACAGGAGGGAAATAGAACTATAATTGCTATCGAAGTAGTTTGATTAAATGTCCTGTCTTTATAGCTTAATTTTTCATAATACAGCAAAATCGACTGGGAACATCATTTCGTTTGTCCATAATAGTTAGGATAGTAATTCCTGTTATTGAAGCAAGAAAAAACAAGAACAGTGAAAGATGAAGAAACTAAACGTTAAAAATGCCTATTAACTTAACAAACTACATGTTTTGCCTGATTTGATTTGGTTGCTGGGCAATAAGTAGTGAGCTCGCATTTTGATAATCAAGGTAATATTCTATGTTTATGATAAGAAAAAACAATGCAAAGAATCTAGAGAAAGCTAGACTGTAATAAGAGAAATATTTTGAATCTCTATTAGCAAAAAATCTTATTGTAGGTACTTTATCATGAGAAAAAAGGTTGTGGTTAATGATTCAATGCAGAAGGGATACGAATACTTTCTGACAGAACCAGTTGGCAAAAACTTTCATAGTGAAATCGTTCCTGAATTGACTCCGGCTCAAATGCTGGAGCTTGGTGTCTTTGGTGGCAAGTATATGACAGATTGTCGGAATGAATTTCCAGAGGAGTGGTTTAAGAATGCCAAGTTATGTCATGAAAGACATGATCCGGATTTAAACTTTTTTAAGATCAATGCCTCGCAGCCATTGAGTTATTGGAGAAAGATGGGTTGGATTTACTGGGAAGATCCACGAGGATGGTTTCAATGGTACTGTAGGTACTACCTGGGCAGGAGATGTCCTGATGACATTAGGCAAATCAAGCGGTGGAAAGGGATGAGAAGACATGTTGCTCAAATCATGAGGCATTGTAAGTCAGGTGATTGGTCATGCAGACAGAAGCAAAGGCAGGCACTCTTGCATTGGGCATATGATAGCCGCAAGATTTAACACCATACTTACAAATCGATAGTCATATCTACGGATAGATGATGTCCCATATTAGGATCAAAGAAAGATGATAATGTGTTCAGACGACAAATATATATTGATAGCTCATTGGAGGTGAAGAATGGAACTGTTTTTAATGTTATTACCGACTATTGTCTTTAGTCTGGTATTAGGTGGAATCCTTCTTGCGATTGTGACAATATTCCGGAGACAGAATCAAAAGAGGTGTTATTATTGTGGCGAGTTGGTGCAAAAGGTTGCAAAAGTTTGTAAGTATTGCGGTAAAGATATTGGAGAAAAAGTATGAAGAAAACAAGCAATAATCAATTCGATTATTAGCAAGATATCTTCTTAAAATACGCTGTGTATCCTTAGTCTCTGAAGCATCAATTCTGATACATTATTCATCTTTACCGATCATATATTATTGCCCAGTTCAAAGATTATCTCCCTGAATAGTTTATTTAAGGGTTCTGGGTCTGGTGATTTTTTATCCGGTAGTAATCGTAACCTTTCCTTATAGTACTCCAACTTCTCGATCAGATATTCATGTAGAAGAGTATTTTGCTTGATTAAATCCTGTTCATTACCGGCAGTCTTTATTTCGATCAGTCTGGAAATCTCATCGAAGATCTTTCTATCTTTTACCTGACTCTGCAGAAGGGTTTTAAACTCAACCGGAACAGGCATATTCTTTTCCTCAAGCCATGAACAGGCAAGCAGGGGTCGAATTACATAAAAGAACTTCTATAGTTTCATATTACCATTACTCAGGTATTGTGCAAAACTGTTGGCTGCTATATTATAGTAATGGTTCATACAAGTCCTTCGATCAAAATAGAACGGTATTAGTTCTCTTATTCTATCAACTACTGAACTATGCTGACGATATACTATCGGACTTCTCAGCCATTCTAAAAAGGGAGTATTGGATTTGACCAATAGCTGGAAAGCTTTTCTTAATTCCCAACCGGTAATGTCTATATTATCCGGAGTGATCTCACCCATATTATCTTTTACTTTTTCTATTTGAAGATACCAATCCGGATGGTGGATATAGATGAATCTTACATCCCAGTCACTGTCCTGGGAAGCAAAACCCCAAGCTCTGCTGCCACTCTCGACAGCATAGAGAATTCTTATCTGCTTTTCATGCTCGAGCTTTTCAATCTTCCTTAGTATCATGTCTCGCAAGTCTTTTCTCCTATATCTTATCTGATAAACATTAATACTCTGTTCCTTTTTGTTACAGTTAAGTTGCTTCCCTCTATCCAAGGGTAAAATTATTATATTATCAAGTTTGTCTTTAGTACTTCACTAATCCAATCTTCTGCTGGCAGCTTGATGAATGGTCTTATCATCGGAAAAACTCTGGATTATTACCACAGTATTAGCTTTAGCCATATTCCACCAGGGCTCAAGATCAAAAGTTTTGGTGTATCGACCAGTTTGACCGGTAGTATTTAAGGGAAAATCATCAGCATCATACCTGAGAACATTAGCAAAATAACGCTCTCCCGGCATATCTTCTTCCAGATCATAAGTTACCACAAACTGAATTTTGTTGTCTGTTGTAGTTATAGATTGTATCATTTCCACGTCTGCTGTTATCATTAATTGACCATCAGCAGTAATCTCATAATCAAGAGCTATTTGTATAGGACTAGGATTGTTGGCTATCTGGTTGTATCTCTGAACATACTGTTCGTAAACATCGTCTCTAGCTCCTGCATAAGCAAGCGTACCACCCCAACGGGCATAGGGGATACCAGACAATTGGTATAAAACTCTCCTTTGTGAAGTGTTAGGGCTTGTATAATTACCTGATCCTACCCATATCAATGGGATCAAATTCCCAAAGTTTTCAGTATCCTCATACATCTGAAGCAGCGCCGACCGCGCTGGCAAACAGGGGCCGCAACCCGGCCAGGTGATGATCTCTCCAACGACCTGAAGCTGCATTGATAACAGCGAAGCAGTAAGAGAGATAATCCAGATAAGAATCAAATATCTCTTCATATTACCTCCCAACATATCAGTATTTTGAACATTAATAATAGTTGTCAAGAGGTTATATCTTGATCATAACTTTGATACTTTATTGTATATTCTTATAGAAAACTAGTCCTATACTAAATAGAATTTAATGTGAAACAGTTGAAAGGGACGAACCAGAATCATCTTAGTCGTTTCTCTATCTATGACTCCTCAATCTTGTTTGGTGAGTATTTTGAATGTGTTTTTAACTGTTTCTCAAAGTAATCTGAATTAGCACGTATACCACAATAGATCCATATTATTGGAAAGCCAAAACCAAAAGTAGCTATTGTAATCAAGATCATTATTATTCCCTTTAAGATTAAACCATGGGCTAGATACCATAATGGACCAAAAATAAATGCTAACCAATTCCAACCTTCCGACTTCAAATTATGTCTATTTACCATAATCTTTTTCCACAGTTAGAACATGTCTTTTCATCTTTTTCTAATTAATTTCCACAATGATAACAGAATGTGATAGATTCATCGATTTTATTAGCTTCAGTGCTGTTATCTGGTTGATATTCATCGCTATTTTCTTCTAGTACTTCTTCAGTTTCATTATCTAAATCTTCTTGAGTGAATTGTTTGGTCTGATCCCTGATATCAAGGAGAATTTTGATCATAGCATCTTGTCTTTTCACCATCTTTTTATAAAGCTTAACTGATACGAGGACGAATTGAATCACCTTGAAGATAAAGTAAATACAAAATATAATAGCAACTGCAATAGGTAAGATTAGTAAAATACCTACTATTTCATTCATAGTTCGATTCTCCTTTTTTCAGATCTAAATAACATCTTGTTAACAAGCTAGAATGTTTAAACAGCTTATCATATAGCTGATATCAGCAAATAAAAGTGGTTATAGTTGTTAATTCTATCTATTTGTTTCTTATTAATGAATAGATTGTTCTCAGCTTCAATTACGAAAATATTCATTTTACACTCTCAAAAATAGCTTTCTTTATATTATTACAATTTATAGCTAATATCCGAATACTGTCAAGAAGAAAACACAATATGCAAAGTGATCGTCTTGACCTTTGTTAAGTCCCTTGTTAAGTGTAAGGTGTCAATGATATGTTAATCAAACTAACAGTGTTAAGGTAAAAATTACTTAATCGCTCCAGTGAAACTGATCGCAGCATATTAATAAACTTTTCATCAGAATCTATGCATATACCTAATACCTAAGTCGATTCAATCTAATAGAGAGCTATGGAATGAGTAAAATACTTAGAAGTTGCTGGAATGATATACGATTTAGTGGTGATAAAAAAGTGTGTGATTTCTTTACCCCCAAAATATGGTTTGCAAATCAACTTTATGCTGGATATGAGATTAGATGATTAACTTTCCTATTAACCAAACAGATCAAGAGAAACTTATCTTGACAATAATAAAAGTTAGTAAGAAAAAATCATCAGTGTGATCTATAATAAAGGAAAATATTCTGGAGTTTTGAGGTGAAAGTTTGTTATATGTCGGAGGTTGAATGCGATCATTAGTTCCTGATTTTATATTACGTAAAGCAAGAGATAAGCATTATCGCGGTAGTATTAATGGCTGTGTTTTGAGAGTGACCCTGAGAGATTGTTGCGACATTTCACAGAATAAACAACCTCGATCATTATTTGAAGAAAGTGTCATACATGAAACAATACACTTAATATTAGATCCGATCTTAGAAGTTATTGATAAAAATGGTGGTTTTACTACCGGTATGGTTGGAGAATCCATTACAGGTATTTTTCCGGGTAAAAACGGGATTAGTGCCATTAATGCAGCTATCAGTATCAGGGATTTGTTACAGAAGATCAACATTCAGCATCCAGAATGTGAGGAAAAGGAAGTTCCAGCTTTTATTGGTTTAGCTTTTGGACAAGTCAGTTGGCAGATCCTACCAGCAAAAGAGCAATCATTATACTGGTTTAGTGGTCCTGCTATGAAAAAAGCAGTTGAATCACAGAACTTGTCAATTCCGAACCAGATTTTATTGGATCAGAGTATTCTTTCGGTTTTGGATGACAAGAAGATCAAAACAAAAAAGATCTATGACAAATTCAGTACCCTGATATCTTCAGACCTACCCAAAGTAGAGAATAAGATTTTGCGAAGCTGTTTGTCTGCCAAAGCATTTGTTCCTCGCTATATTTTGGATAAAGATAATATAAGAGAGTTTAGAAACGTAATCTGCTGTATAGTTAATCTCAAAAAACCATTAGAAAAGCAAATTCAAGCAATAAAAGATCTCAGTGCAAAATATGACGGCTATATCAATAACATAGAGTATTCAGATAAAGGTTGGACGGGTTTAATTGCTTTCGGGATATCAGAGACCAATGAGGATATTGCTAAACAAGAATTAGATTTTATTAATGAATTGATTACTATCTGCAAGAACAATTTGAGAGTTGGATTAACCTACGGCAAAGTATATGCTGGTATCATCGGCACAGAAAATGTTTCTAATTATTGCATACTCGGTATTCCTGTTAAAATAGCTTATCAATCTATGGTGCAGGCTAAGTGGGGCGAGATCAGGTGCGGTAAGAATTTTTTCAAAAAACTTAGAAACCGTGTAGCATTTGAACCTCTCGGTCCATTATTAACTGAAGGTTATTACAAATTCACAGATAACTTTCTACTGTTGCTCAGACATGACAGTTTGAGGGATACCCAATATCAAACCGATTTTATTGGCAGGACGAGGGAGTTAGATCAATTAGAGAAATCATGCAAACCTTTATGGCAAAATCGTTATGCAGGGATAACTTATATTTTTGGAGAAGCGGGGCAGGGTAAGACAAGAATTGTTCATGAGTTTAAAAAGAAAGTGGGAGAAAAAGCCGAGTGTTTTACTCTTAAAACATTTGCTGACCATCAGATTGCACTCAATCCATTTGCTAACTGGATCAGACAGATTTTTTCCAGTAATATTACCGGTAGTTTGTCAGCACGGCGGAAGGATTTCCGCGAACATTGGTCTAAATTCCGTCAGAAGATCATCGAGCTACCCTGTGCACCAGAAACTATTAAAGAGTTGGATAGGATTGAATCTATAATTGCCGGAATTATTGGCTTAGATTGGAAAGGGAGTATTTATACCAAATTAGATTCCAAGCAAAGATTGTCTGGCAAGATTTTTGCTCTGAAGTCATTATTAGAGATCTTCTGCCTATTTAAACCGGTCATCTTAGTTATGGAGGATCTACATTGGTTGGATCAAGAATCAATAGAGATCATAAAAGTTCTATCAGGTAAAGGGACAAAA from Candidatus Cloacimonadota bacterium includes the following:
- a CDS encoding nucleotidyltransferase domain-containing protein, with product MRDMILRKIEKLEHEKQIRILYAVESGSRAWGFASQDSDWDVRFIYIHHPDWYLQIEKVKDNMGEITPDNIDITGWELRKAFQLLVKSNTPFLEWLRSPIVYRQHSSVVDRIRELIPFYFDRRTCMNHYYNIAANSFAQYLSNGNMKL
- a CDS encoding DUF2628 domain-containing protein — protein: MVNRHNLKSEGWNWLAFIFGPLWYLAHGLILKGIIMILITIATFGFGFPIIWIYCGIRANSDYFEKQLKTHSKYSPNKIEES